A single region of the Candidatus Zixiibacteriota bacterium genome encodes:
- a CDS encoding CvpA family protein: protein MNWIDIVLLVLLVAAIIIGSKKGLVRELMALAALTATVIVSFNYIDIIATKIYAKIGGSPLATAILSFVVLLGLVYAVFKLLGIMFYRIANLQKLGKKDQVGGALVGAIRGWVVISFMIFMVFLFPMPDKFYVDFENSFLGTTFARTLPAIYEGSSSLHPGNREFMQKVENTLLQEPSAKTTPAKREALAKSREQVYRVVYQIDRFFGSEERKI, encoded by the coding sequence ATGAATTGGATTGATATTGTGCTCTTGGTCCTGCTGGTCGCAGCCATTATCATCGGTTCCAAAAAAGGATTGGTGCGGGAATTGATGGCCCTGGCCGCCCTGACCGCAACGGTTATAGTCTCGTTCAACTATATTGATATTATTGCCACCAAAATCTATGCCAAAATCGGAGGCTCTCCTTTGGCCACCGCCATTCTTTCCTTTGTGGTTCTGCTGGGATTGGTCTATGCGGTGTTCAAACTTCTGGGAATCATGTTCTATAGAATTGCCAATCTGCAGAAACTGGGCAAAAAGGATCAGGTCGGAGGAGCGCTGGTCGGCGCCATCAGAGGCTGGGTCGTCATCAGTTTTATGATCTTCATGGTTTTCCTCTTCCCCATGCCGGATAAATTCTATGTCGATTTCGAAAATTCATTTCTGGGGACGACTTTTGCCAGGACTCTGCCGGCAATTTATGAGGGTTCATCCAGTCTTCACCCCGGCAACAGGGAGTTTATGCAGAAAGTCGAAAATACTCTTCTTCAGGAACCATCGGCCAAGACCACGCCGGCCAAACGCGAGGCGCTGGCTAAATCGCGCGAGCAGGTCTACCGCGTCGTTTATCAGATCGATCGTTTCTTCGGATCCGAGGAAAGAAAGATATAG